In Limosilactobacillus sp. WILCCON 0051, a single window of DNA contains:
- a CDS encoding NAD(P)/FAD-dependent oxidoreductase translates to MMEQTYDVTIVGGGPAGMFAAFYAGLHELKAQLIESLPQLGGQVAALYPEKQIWDVAGEAGVQGRELIADLKKQMTIAPVDQFLGEQVTNVVKLADGTFKIESAQRTSYSKAVVIALGNGAFSPRRLALDGADQLEGRQVRYFVSDQSDFADQRVAVLGGGDSAIDMALMLEPIAKEVHLIHRRDAFRALEHTVSQLKKSQVQVETPYLPKELRLNEDDSVGLTLKKMRSDEEKHLEVDKILVNYGFTSNNAALNDWELPLASERGLIKVDSKMETSVPGVYAIGDGVTYPGKAALIAVGFGEAPIAITALAKALYPKKRMATHSSSMHIDSQHK, encoded by the coding sequence ATGATGGAACAGACATATGACGTAACGATTGTTGGTGGCGGTCCCGCCGGAATGTTTGCTGCTTTTTACGCTGGTCTGCATGAATTAAAGGCGCAGCTGATTGAAAGCCTGCCCCAGCTGGGAGGACAGGTTGCCGCGCTTTATCCAGAAAAACAAATCTGGGACGTAGCTGGTGAAGCTGGCGTGCAGGGGCGCGAGTTGATTGCTGATCTCAAAAAACAGATGACTATTGCGCCAGTTGATCAGTTTTTAGGCGAGCAGGTTACCAACGTCGTCAAGCTGGCTGACGGGACTTTTAAGATTGAATCAGCACAGCGAACGTCCTATTCCAAAGCCGTGGTGATTGCATTGGGCAACGGCGCCTTCTCACCACGCAGACTGGCATTGGATGGCGCAGACCAGCTGGAGGGACGACAGGTGCGCTATTTTGTCAGTGATCAGTCTGATTTTGCCGATCAGCGCGTGGCAGTGCTGGGCGGCGGCGATTCGGCGATTGATATGGCGCTGATGCTGGAGCCGATTGCCAAAGAGGTTCATCTGATTCACCGTCGGGATGCCTTTCGTGCTTTGGAGCATACCGTCTCCCAGCTGAAAAAATCTCAGGTTCAGGTTGAAACGCCGTACCTGCCTAAGGAACTGCGATTGAATGAAGATGATTCGGTTGGTTTGACGCTTAAAAAGATGCGCTCAGATGAAGAAAAACATCTGGAGGTAGACAAAATCTTGGTTAACTATGGCTTTACCTCCAACAACGCTGCGCTTAATGATTGGGAACTGCCATTGGCAAGCGAGCGGGGGCTGATCAAGGTTGACTCCAAAATGGAAACCAGCGTCCCTGGCGTCTATGCAATTGGCGATGGCGTTACCTACCCCGGAAAGGCAGCGTTGATTGCAGTTGGCTTTGGAGAGGCACCGATTGCGATTACGGCTTTGGCCAAGGCGCTTTACCCTAAGAAGCGAATGGCTACGCACAGCTCATCGATGCACATCGATTCGCAGCATAAGTAA
- a CDS encoding universal stress protein, giving the protein MADGQYHNILVPVDGSKVTAQVLEKGIAMAKACDAHLDILNVVQVTQLSDGYAPASSLSPDQTYDLVKTTQERLEDLKQKAINAGVAKVDIHVRFGNPKQVIGRDFPKDHNNDLIVIGSTGLSAFERIVLGSVTGYVIRVAKPDVMVARTQK; this is encoded by the coding sequence ATGGCAGATGGACAATATCACAACATTTTAGTACCAGTCGACGGCTCAAAGGTCACGGCTCAGGTTTTGGAAAAAGGCATTGCGATGGCTAAGGCCTGCGATGCTCACCTGGATATTTTAAATGTCGTTCAGGTTACGCAGCTTTCCGATGGTTACGCGCCGGCCAGCTCGCTTTCACCCGATCAGACCTATGACTTGGTTAAGACGACTCAAGAACGCCTGGAAGACCTTAAGCAAAAGGCAATCAATGCTGGCGTTGCTAAAGTCGACATTCACGTGCGGTTTGGCAATCCTAAGCAGGTTATCGGACGCGACTTTCCAAAAGACCACAACAACGATTTGATCGTAATCGGCTCAACGGGCTTATCAGCTTTTGAACGCATCGTCTTAGGCTCAGTAACCGGCTATGTAATTCGTGTGGCCAAGCCCGACGTCATGGTTGCCCGAACACAAAAATAG
- a CDS encoding alpha/beta hydrolase, translating into MHNQSRKHRWLRWLIGVATTLLIMIFAAGGYFFHVAMVPGHKDFINNNTKIVKSDPLYQQKKWYQDVHKTRWTIKSATGNYRLDAWYVPAAKKTSKSVLIAHGFMGNKDQMGAYAALFHQLGYNVLVPDARAQGQSEGKYIGYGWPERYDERKWINKLIKRNGQDSQIVMFGVSMGGATTMMTSGIQLPRQVKAFVEDCGYSSLAAEIDYEAQNLYHLPWLVRKPLEGSLSIINRIANGFYLHDASSTAMLKQNHRPMLFIHGADDDFVPTRMVYQNYQATRGPKQLWIVPGAAHAKSFATHPKAYQKHVQKFLDQYVK; encoded by the coding sequence TTGCATAATCAATCCAGGAAGCATCGGTGGCTGCGCTGGCTGATCGGTGTGGCAACAACGCTTTTGATCATGATTTTTGCTGCTGGCGGCTACTTTTTTCACGTGGCAATGGTACCGGGGCACAAAGACTTTATCAATAACAATACGAAAATCGTTAAGAGCGATCCCTTGTATCAGCAGAAAAAGTGGTATCAAGACGTTCATAAAACGCGTTGGACGATCAAATCCGCAACCGGCAACTATCGGTTGGATGCCTGGTACGTCCCAGCGGCAAAAAAGACCAGTAAGAGCGTTTTGATCGCGCATGGCTTTATGGGCAATAAGGATCAGATGGGAGCCTATGCCGCGCTGTTTCATCAGCTGGGCTATAACGTTCTAGTTCCCGATGCCCGCGCGCAAGGACAAAGTGAGGGTAAATATATTGGCTACGGCTGGCCGGAACGCTATGATGAGCGCAAATGGATCAACAAGCTGATCAAGCGTAATGGTCAAGACAGCCAGATCGTGATGTTTGGCGTCAGCATGGGTGGAGCAACGACCATGATGACCAGCGGCATTCAGCTTCCGCGCCAGGTTAAGGCTTTTGTTGAAGACTGCGGCTATTCCAGTCTGGCTGCTGAGATCGACTATGAGGCACAGAACCTTTATCATCTGCCATGGTTGGTCCGCAAGCCGCTGGAAGGATCATTGAGCATCATCAATCGCATCGCTAATGGTTTTTATCTGCATGATGCCAGCTCAACGGCAATGCTGAAGCAGAATCATCGACCAATGCTGTTTATTCATGGAGCTGATGATGATTTCGTGCCAACGCGGATGGTATATCAAAACTATCAAGCAACTCGTGGTCCCAAGCAGCTTTGGATCGTTCCAGGCGCGGCACATGCCAAGTCGTTTGCCACGCATCCTAAAGCCTATCAAAAACACGTCCAGAAATTTTTGGATCAATACGTAAAATAA
- a CDS encoding ECF transporter S component codes for MAKKNNKFHLRDIILLALVGIIFGVIYWAAAFMYNALTIVFTPLKLPMMGNDLTMGLWCMAGPMAGFMLKKPGAPFLGEFLGAAGEALIGDQWGAANLISGAVQGIASELGFTFTGYKHYDWLGAVSTTITTTIVTFAWDWFRNGYNKFGFKNVYYFSGRLLSMFFFCGVLVMLIERLLERSHVMKREEFND; via the coding sequence ATGGCCAAAAAAAATAACAAGTTTCATCTGCGCGACATCATCCTGCTGGCACTGGTCGGCATTATCTTTGGGGTGATCTACTGGGCAGCTGCTTTTATGTACAACGCGCTGACCATTGTCTTTACGCCGCTCAAGCTGCCAATGATGGGTAACGATCTAACCATGGGACTTTGGTGCATGGCCGGTCCGATGGCGGGATTTATGCTGAAAAAACCTGGTGCACCTTTCCTTGGCGAGTTTTTAGGCGCCGCTGGTGAAGCCTTGATTGGTGATCAATGGGGCGCAGCCAATCTGATTTCTGGTGCCGTTCAAGGGATTGCCAGCGAACTGGGCTTTACGTTTACCGGCTACAAGCACTACGACTGGCTGGGGGCCGTTTCAACAACCATTACCACGACAATCGTAACGTTTGCTTGGGATTGGTTCCGCAATGGCTACAACAAGTTTGGCTTCAAAAACGTTTACTACTTTAGCGGCCGGCTGCTTTCAATGTTCTTCTTCTGCGGCGTTTTGGTAATGCTGATCGAACGGCTTCTGGAACGCTCGCACGTCATGAAACGCGAGGAATTTAACGACTAA
- a CDS encoding Crp/Fnr family transcriptional regulator — protein MANHIHHHQQHLCVATVPLFNQLALSDQQKVESLVRHHRFSRGDQILTPAQAGKMIIVESGAVKIYQLSPSGQEQMQRMLAAGEHDGEAWLFGIENTDTFAQAEQTSEICTISYEDFAKLLNQYPSIAMRLLQLTLKRNRQLAMQNHLLGMDSVEERLKDYLKEQMQAKHSREFMLSMKLKDLATYLGTTPETISRKFKVLERQGLIRHSARKIEILTEF, from the coding sequence ATGGCAAATCACATTCATCATCATCAACAGCATCTTTGTGTTGCGACCGTACCGTTGTTTAATCAGCTGGCTTTATCTGATCAGCAGAAAGTCGAAAGTCTGGTGCGTCATCATCGGTTTAGTCGTGGCGACCAGATTTTAACGCCGGCTCAAGCAGGGAAAATGATTATTGTGGAAAGCGGCGCGGTCAAGATCTATCAACTTTCGCCATCTGGACAGGAACAGATGCAAAGAATGCTGGCAGCCGGTGAACACGACGGCGAGGCCTGGCTGTTTGGAATTGAGAATACCGATACCTTTGCCCAGGCAGAGCAAACTTCTGAGATCTGTACAATATCCTATGAAGATTTTGCTAAGTTACTGAACCAGTATCCTTCGATTGCCATGCGGCTGCTGCAGCTAACCTTAAAAAGAAATCGGCAGCTGGCGATGCAAAATCATCTGTTGGGGATGGATTCGGTTGAAGAACGGCTTAAGGATTATTTGAAAGAACAGATGCAGGCAAAACATTCACGCGAGTTTATGCTGTCAATGAAGCTAAAAGACCTGGCGACCTATCTTGGTACGACGCCAGAAACGATTTCGCGCAAGTTTAAGGTTCTTGAGCGTCAAGGATTGATCAGGCATTCAGCCCGTAAGATTGAAATCTTGACCGAGTTTTAA
- the hemH gene encoding ferrochelatase: MKKNQKGILLVNLGTPSDPSVPAVTRFLRRFLSDRRVIHMPPLIWQPILNMMVLPKHAPKSAANYEQLWSSEIGSPLLHYTQRQAQLLQKRLPDYTVRYAMSYSQPLIGAVLKEFEFQGITDLTIIPMYPQYSTTTTASVQDDVARFYQDRKIVPEIRFVSDYSSFWPYVKALSNKLQKAVAKMNPDAIVFSYHGIPLSYQKAGDPYAQRCRQTTMAVIERLGLQVPCFQAYQSRFGPAKWLTPATKDLLTALPKQGYRKVLVIAPSFTADCLETIQELGEENRNAFLAAGGSEYQLLPALNDDAEWIEALAQLTLLNAVMPAQNAAMNLPSADLQTE; this comes from the coding sequence ATGAAGAAAAATCAAAAAGGCATCCTGCTGGTTAATCTTGGAACGCCAAGTGATCCCAGCGTTCCAGCAGTTACCAGATTTCTACGGCGGTTCTTAAGCGATCGGCGGGTCATTCATATGCCGCCATTGATCTGGCAGCCAATTCTAAACATGATGGTGCTGCCCAAACATGCTCCCAAGTCGGCCGCCAATTATGAGCAGCTGTGGTCATCAGAGATTGGTTCGCCTTTGCTGCATTATACCCAGCGCCAAGCCCAGCTGCTGCAAAAGCGACTGCCGGATTATACGGTTCGCTATGCCATGAGCTACAGTCAGCCGCTGATTGGTGCGGTCTTAAAAGAATTTGAGTTTCAAGGAATCACTGATTTAACGATTATTCCAATGTATCCGCAGTATTCAACTACGACCACGGCTTCGGTTCAAGATGATGTCGCTCGGTTTTACCAGGATCGCAAAATAGTTCCGGAAATTAGATTCGTCAGTGACTACAGCAGTTTTTGGCCTTATGTCAAAGCATTATCGAATAAACTGCAAAAAGCGGTTGCTAAAATGAATCCAGATGCAATCGTCTTTTCATATCATGGTATTCCGCTCAGTTATCAAAAGGCTGGGGATCCATACGCCCAACGCTGCCGGCAAACGACCATGGCGGTAATTGAACGTTTGGGGCTGCAGGTTCCCTGTTTTCAAGCCTATCAGTCGCGCTTTGGACCGGCAAAGTGGCTGACGCCGGCCACCAAAGATCTTTTGACTGCACTGCCTAAGCAAGGCTATCGCAAGGTACTGGTTATCGCGCCTAGTTTTACCGCTGACTGTCTGGAGACGATTCAAGAATTGGGTGAGGAGAACCGCAATGCCTTTTTGGCTGCTGGTGGAAGCGAATATCAATTGCTGCCAGCTTTAAATGATGATGCCGAGTGGATTGAGGCCTTAGCTCAATTAACGCTTCTAAACGCCGTTATGCCAGCTCAAAATGCGGCTATGAATCTGCCATCAGCTGATCTGCAGACTGAATAG
- a CDS encoding helix-turn-helix domain-containing protein has translation MFPERLRALRKGQNLTLNELAQALNEHLGPGERPNTPTQIGNWERGIRNPSFVEVRKVAEFFDVSMDYLCGRTERDGHDLAKLFFSNQDLLFEGTVLTSQDRYEIFQLINGYLKGRSQRSETDTFYGKQEELNLDFKE, from the coding sequence ATGTTTCCAGAACGTCTGCGTGCCTTGAGAAAAGGCCAAAACCTCACCCTAAATGAACTTGCCCAAGCGTTGAACGAGCATCTGGGACCTGGCGAAAGACCCAACACGCCAACTCAGATCGGCAACTGGGAACGTGGCATCCGCAATCCCTCATTCGTTGAGGTTCGTAAAGTAGCCGAATTTTTTGACGTCAGCATGGATTATCTATGCGGCCGAACCGAACGTGATGGTCACGACTTGGCAAAACTTTTCTTCTCAAATCAAGACCTGCTGTTTGAAGGTACCGTCCTAACCAGCCAGGATCGCTATGAAATTTTTCAATTAATCAATGGCTACTTAAAGGGACGCAGCCAGCGCAGTGAAACTGACACCTTTTATGGCAAGCAGGAAGAACTGAACCTTGATTTTAAGGAGTAA
- a CDS encoding energy-coupling factor transporter transmembrane component T, with protein MNPSFKLLLVLIIALEVSFTRHLTINLVLIAVAIIYLLTKRIRPRLFGWLFLMPLFPAVAVFITIAWFSPGHDYFYAWVLFSRIYVYVFTGAAITQTTSPLELTRSLEQNLHLPSKFAYGTLAAVNLIPRIKMAVKTIRAAGQMRGINLSWWSPTLYFKAILHAITWSDQLAQAMESHGYVEDRARTSVHQIALTARDWAILLISVILIQIITFALP; from the coding sequence ATGAATCCAAGTTTTAAACTGTTGTTGGTGCTGATCATTGCCCTAGAAGTCTCGTTTACACGCCATTTAACGATCAATCTGGTCTTAATTGCCGTTGCCATAATCTATCTTTTGACTAAGCGCATCCGGCCCCGCTTGTTTGGCTGGCTGTTTTTAATGCCGCTATTTCCAGCAGTCGCGGTATTTATCACGATTGCCTGGTTCAGTCCCGGTCATGACTATTTTTATGCCTGGGTGCTGTTTTCACGAATCTATGTCTACGTTTTTACCGGCGCGGCTATCACGCAGACCACCAGTCCACTGGAGCTCACCCGCTCTTTGGAACAAAATCTGCATCTGCCCAGCAAGTTTGCCTATGGAACGCTGGCGGCCGTCAATCTGATTCCGCGGATTAAAATGGCGGTTAAAACGATTCGCGCGGCTGGTCAAATGCGGGGCATCAACCTGTCTTGGTGGTCACCAACGCTTTATTTCAAGGCAATCCTGCATGCCATCACCTGGTCGGACCAATTGGCACAGGCTATGGAATCACACGGCTACGTTGAGGATCGCGCGCGGACCAGCGTTCATCAGATTGCATTAACGGCTCGCGATTGGGCGATATTATTAATAAGTGTTATTTTAATACAGATTATCACATTTGCCCTACCATAG
- a CDS encoding ABC transporter ATP-binding protein, with amino-acid sequence MNHLAIDNLTFAYTPKRPTLKDVTLKIPVDSWTLLYGASGSGKSTLMRLLAGLLPKYGGRILQENIELPNGLTVAMMFQDPGMQFALDTPQHELEFALENLQLPANEMPARIEHALKFCGIEHLRDRQLATMSGGEQQRAALAVLVAMDTDILLLDEPFASIDNHNRTLLIQQLTLLQQKYHKTIIVADHDLHGYRGLAKQVIRFENQRAELLDAAASDALLKSADQLAATVHHVKLPTASDQPILTLKNLTIEHGDQKLILANDFSFFKNQTTLLTGATGTGKSSLFKAITHLAAYQGTIVYNGQDSQKIKPRRYAQQVGYVFQHAVDQFLSVTVKEELALSLKKGRNPYFDEEHLTAALKLLGLSELQERVVYSLSGGQQKKLQLLLMLMMGQPVLLLDEPFSGLDLHSLHNVVDLIKASQKVYPQTMIIISHQLEGLEKLIDRHVKLADCQLSYREEF; translated from the coding sequence ATGAATCATTTGGCAATTGACAATCTGACTTTTGCATATACGCCAAAGCGCCCAACGTTAAAAGACGTTACGCTGAAAATTCCGGTTGATTCCTGGACGCTTCTTTATGGTGCTTCCGGCAGCGGCAAATCCACGCTGATGCGCCTCTTAGCCGGTCTGCTGCCTAAATACGGCGGCCGGATTCTGCAAGAAAACATCGAGCTGCCGAATGGTTTAACCGTTGCGATGATGTTTCAGGATCCCGGTATGCAGTTCGCGCTTGATACGCCGCAGCATGAATTGGAATTTGCCTTGGAAAACCTGCAGCTGCCTGCCAACGAGATGCCTGCCCGCATTGAGCATGCCTTAAAATTCTGCGGCATTGAACACCTGCGCGATCGTCAGCTGGCCACGATGTCAGGCGGCGAGCAGCAGCGGGCCGCCTTGGCCGTTTTAGTCGCGATGGATACCGATATTCTGCTGTTGGACGAGCCATTTGCCAGCATCGACAACCATAATCGGACTTTATTGATTCAGCAGCTGACCTTATTGCAGCAAAAGTATCACAAAACGATTATCGTTGCTGATCATGACCTGCATGGCTATCGCGGCTTGGCTAAACAGGTGATTCGCTTTGAAAATCAGCGAGCCGAGTTGCTTGACGCCGCTGCCAGTGATGCGCTGCTTAAGTCTGCCGATCAGCTGGCCGCCACGGTGCATCATGTCAAACTGCCGACTGCCAGCGATCAGCCGATTTTAACACTCAAAAACTTGACGATTGAACACGGGGATCAAAAGCTGATCTTGGCAAATGACTTTTCGTTTTTTAAAAATCAGACGACACTGTTGACTGGTGCTACAGGAACCGGGAAGTCCTCATTGTTTAAGGCTATTACGCACTTGGCGGCTTATCAGGGAACGATCGTCTATAACGGTCAGGACAGTCAAAAAATCAAGCCGCGCCGTTACGCTCAACAGGTCGGCTACGTCTTCCAGCATGCCGTCGACCAGTTTCTTAGCGTAACGGTTAAAGAGGAGCTGGCGCTGAGTCTTAAAAAAGGCCGTAATCCCTACTTTGACGAGGAACACCTGACCGCGGCACTTAAGCTGCTTGGTTTGAGTGAATTGCAGGAGCGCGTAGTCTACTCGCTTTCTGGCGGTCAGCAAAAAAAGCTGCAGCTGCTTTTAATGCTGATGATGGGGCAGCCGGTTCTGCTGTTGGATGAGCCTTTTAGCGGCCTTGATCTTCATTCGCTGCATAATGTCGTTGATCTGATCAAGGCCAGCCAAAAAGTCTACCCGCAAACAATGATCATTATCAGCCACCAGCTGGAGGGCCTGGAAAAGCTGATTGATCGGCACGTAAAACTGGCAGACTGTCAGCTCAGCTATCGGGAGGAATTTTAA
- the ptsP gene encoding phosphoenolpyruvate--protein phosphotransferase: MSQIIKGIAASDGIGIAKAYLLIDPDLSFEKKTIDDPAAEYERVEKAFSASIADLATIKQNAKSRLSDEELEVFDAHIAILSDPEMKSQIKDEIESQHVSAEEAMTDVTTNFANVLAAMTDNKYMQERAADVKDVAKRALSHLLGKQLPDIASISEPVVIIAKEITPSDTSQMDAKFVKGLATDLGGRTSHAAIMARTLRIPAVVGAEDVTSTIKSGDMVIVDGLHGDIIVDPSQAQIDEYQAKADSFEKERAEWAKLVDAPSVSKDGQHFEIAANIGTPDDVADAVKQGADGVGLFRSEFLYMSSDHLPTEDEQFEAYKKAVVGMQGKPVVVRTLDIGGDKPLNYLPLPEEMNPFLGYRAIRICLHRPDIFKTQLRALIRASEFGPVEIMFPMIATLAELRQAKAIYQECKDELQKDHPGLGDNVKIGMMIEVPLAALYADQLAKEVDFFSIGTNDLIQYCFAADRGNDAVSYLYQPLNPAFLRLIKHVIDSAHANNTKAAMCGEMAGDQLAMPLLLGMGLDEYSMSASSILRTRSMMKDLDTKECAKWANDAINLCYTADEVEKMVKTRLGLD; the protein is encoded by the coding sequence ATGTCGCAAATCATTAAAGGAATTGCCGCCAGTGACGGTATTGGAATTGCTAAAGCATATCTTTTGATCGATCCGGATCTGAGCTTTGAAAAGAAAACGATTGATGATCCAGCTGCGGAATATGAGCGAGTTGAAAAAGCCTTCAGCGCCTCGATTGCCGATCTGGCCACCATCAAGCAGAACGCCAAGAGCCGCTTGAGCGATGAAGAACTGGAAGTCTTTGACGCGCACATCGCCATTTTGTCCGACCCGGAAATGAAGAGTCAGATCAAAGATGAAATTGAAAGCCAGCACGTTTCCGCCGAAGAAGCCATGACGGACGTAACGACCAATTTTGCCAACGTCCTGGCCGCCATGACCGACAACAAGTACATGCAGGAGCGGGCCGCTGACGTTAAAGACGTTGCCAAGCGGGCGCTGAGCCATCTGCTGGGCAAGCAGCTGCCAGATATCGCCTCCATCAGCGAGCCAGTCGTAATCATTGCTAAGGAGATCACGCCATCCGATACCTCACAGATGGATGCCAAGTTCGTCAAGGGGCTGGCAACCGATCTGGGCGGCCGGACCAGCCACGCGGCAATCATGGCGCGGACATTGCGGATCCCAGCCGTGGTTGGTGCCGAAGACGTTACGAGCACGATCAAGAGCGGTGATATGGTCATCGTAGATGGGTTGCACGGCGACATCATCGTTGATCCAAGCCAGGCTCAGATCGATGAATATCAAGCCAAGGCGGACTCATTTGAAAAAGAGCGGGCTGAATGGGCCAAGCTGGTGGACGCGCCATCCGTTTCCAAGGACGGTCAGCACTTTGAGATTGCGGCCAATATCGGTACGCCCGATGACGTGGCTGATGCCGTCAAGCAGGGGGCCGATGGCGTCGGGCTGTTTAGGTCTGAGTTCCTGTACATGAGCAGCGATCACCTGCCAACCGAAGACGAGCAGTTTGAAGCCTACAAAAAAGCAGTCGTGGGCATGCAGGGCAAGCCGGTCGTCGTGCGGACGCTGGACATTGGTGGCGACAAGCCGCTGAACTACCTGCCGCTGCCTGAAGAGATGAACCCGTTCTTGGGCTACCGGGCGATTCGGATCTGCCTGCACCGGCCTGACATCTTCAAGACGCAGCTGCGCGCCTTGATTCGGGCCTCAGAATTTGGTCCCGTTGAGATCATGTTCCCAATGATCGCGACCCTGGCTGAGCTGCGTCAGGCCAAGGCAATCTATCAAGAATGCAAGGATGAGCTGCAAAAAGATCATCCAGGCCTGGGCGACAACGTTAAGATCGGGATGATGATCGAAGTACCGCTGGCGGCGCTGTATGCCGATCAATTGGCTAAGGAGGTCGACTTCTTCAGTATTGGGACCAATGACCTGATTCAGTACTGCTTTGCGGCCGACCGGGGCAATGACGCGGTTTCCTACCTGTATCAGCCGCTCAACCCAGCCTTTTTGCGGCTGATCAAGCACGTGATTGACTCCGCTCATGCCAACAACACCAAAGCGGCCATGTGTGGTGAAATGGCCGGTGATCAGCTGGCTATGCCATTATTGCTGGGCATGGGACTGGATGAGTATTCCATGAGTGCCAGCTCGATTCTGCGGACGCGGAGCATGATGAAGGATCTGGATACCAAGGAATGCGCCAAGTGGGCCAACGATGCCATCAACCTGTGCTACACGGCTGATGAAGTGGAAAAGATGGTTAAGACGCGGCTGGGCTTAGATTAA
- a CDS encoding nucleoside hydrolase encodes MAKKKMILDLDTGVDDALALAYAVADPEVDLIGIVASYGNNLLDVCAENSLKLLELLGQTDVPVYKGLPHSSTTDSFEVMQVSKDIHGNNGIGDVELPTPKRAVEAESGVDFYIEAAHKYGKDLIIIPTGPMTNLAAALEKDPEIAHLIGNVTFMGGALTVEGNVTDVAEANINQDAKAANTVLQSDLPLTMVGLDVTLRTLLTKKETQQWRDLGTKAGKAYADITDFYIDAYYNLDIDKNGCALHDPLAVGVSIDPTFVQTISLFMKVNYDEHNYGRTIGDNSRLNDPNPNVKVAVNVDKERYLKVFMERLNSVLKEH; translated from the coding sequence ATGGCTAAAAAGAAAATGATTCTAGACTTGGACACTGGTGTTGACGACGCTTTGGCTCTGGCTTACGCAGTTGCTGATCCAGAAGTTGATCTGATCGGGATCGTAGCTTCATACGGCAACAACCTGCTGGACGTTTGTGCTGAAAACAGTCTGAAGCTTTTGGAACTGCTCGGCCAAACCGATGTGCCTGTCTACAAAGGTCTGCCACACTCCAGCACGACCGACAGCTTTGAAGTTATGCAGGTTTCTAAAGACATTCACGGTAACAACGGGATTGGCGATGTTGAGCTGCCAACCCCTAAGCGTGCCGTAGAAGCCGAATCCGGCGTCGACTTCTACATCGAAGCAGCCCACAAGTACGGCAAGGATCTGATCATCATTCCTACTGGCCCAATGACCAACCTGGCCGCTGCCCTGGAAAAGGATCCTGAAATTGCTCACCTGATTGGCAACGTTACGTTCATGGGTGGTGCATTGACGGTTGAAGGTAACGTTACTGACGTTGCTGAAGCCAACATCAACCAAGACGCCAAAGCTGCCAACACGGTTCTGCAAAGCGACCTGCCATTGACGATGGTTGGCCTGGACGTTACGCTGCGCACGCTTTTGACTAAGAAGGAAACGCAGCAATGGCGCGACCTGGGTACGAAAGCTGGCAAGGCCTACGCTGACATTACCGACTTCTACATCGATGCCTACTACAACCTGGACATCGACAAGAACGGCTGTGCCCTGCATGACCCACTGGCAGTCGGTGTCTCCATCGACCCTACCTTTGTTCAAACGATCAGCCTGTTCATGAAGGTTAACTACGACGAACACAACTACGGCCGGACGATTGGCGATAACTCACGCCTGAACGATCCTAATCCAAACGTTAAGGTTGCCGTTAACGTTGACAAAGAACGTTACTTGAAGGTATTCATGGAACGTTTGAACAGCGTCTTGAAAGAACACTAA